In the genome of Neofelis nebulosa isolate mNeoNeb1 chromosome 8, mNeoNeb1.pri, whole genome shotgun sequence, one region contains:
- the SMARCC2 gene encoding SWI/SNF complex subunit SMARCC2 isoform X7: protein MAVRKKDGGPNVKYYEAADTVTQFDNVRLWLGKNYKKYIQAEPPTNKSLSSLVVQLLQFQEEVFGKHVSNAPLTKLPIKCFLDFKAGGSLCHILAAAYKFKSDQGWRRYDFQNPSRMDRNVEMFMTIEKSLVQNNCLSRPNIFLCPEIEPKLLGKLKDIIKRHQGTVTEDKSNASHVVYPVPGNLEEEEWVRPVMKRDKQVLLHWGYYPDSYDTWIPASEIEASVEDAPTPEKPRKVHAKWILDTDTFNEWMNEEDYEVNDDKSPVSRRKKISAKTLTDEVNSPDSDRRDKKGGNYKKRKRSPSPSPTPEAKKKNAKKGPSTPYTKSKRGHREEEQEDLTKDMDEPSPVPNVEEVTLPKTVNTKKDSESAPVKGGTMTDLDEQEDESMETTGKDEDENSTGNKGEQTKNPDLHEDNVTEQTHHIIIPSYAAWFDYNSVHAIERRALPEFFNGKNKSKTPEIYLAYRNFMIDTYRLNPQEYLTSTACRRNLAGDVCAIMRVHAFLEQWGLINYQVDAESRPTPMGPPPTSHFHVLADTPSGLVPLQPKTPQGRQVDADTKAGRKGKELDDLVPETAKGKPELQTSASQQMLNFPDKGKEKPTDMQNFGLRTDMYTKKNVPSKSKAAASATREWTEQETLLLLEALEMYKDDWNKVSEHVGSRTQDECILHFLRLPIEDPYLEDSEASLGPLAYQPIPFSQSGNPVMSTVAFLASVVDPRVASAAAKSALEEFSKMKEEVPTALVEAHVRKVEEAAKVTGKADPAFGLESSGIAGTTSDEPERIEESGTDEARAESQATEEKKEPKEPREGVGAVEEEAKEKTSEVPKKDEEKGKQGDSEKESEKSDGDPIVDPDKEKEPKEGQEEVLKEVVESEGERKTKVERDIGEGNLSTAAAAALAAAAVKAKHLAAVEERKIKSLVALLVETQMKKLEIKLRHFEELETIMDREREALEYQRQQLLADRQAFHMEQLKYAEMRARQQHFQQMHQQQQQPPPALPPGSQPIPPAGTAGPPAVHSLAMAPASVAPAPAGSGAPPGSMGPSEQIGPTGSTAGPQQQQPAGAPQPGAVPPGVPPPGPHGPSPFPNQQTPPSMMPGAVPGSGHPGVADPGTPLPPDPTAPSPGTVTPVPPPQ, encoded by the exons TATATACAAGCTGAACCACCCACCAACAAGTCCTTGTCTAGCCTGGTTGTACAGCTGCTACAGTTTCAGGAAGAAGTTTTTGGCAAACATGTCAGCAATGCACCACTCACTAAACTGCCG ATCAAATGTTTCCTAGATTTCAAAGCAGGAGGCTCCCTGTGCCACATACTTGCAGCTGCCTACAAATTTAAGAGTGACCAGGGATG GCGGCGTTACGATTTCCAGAATCCATCACGCATGGACCGCAACGTGGAAATGTTCATGACCATTGAGAAATCCTTGGTGCAG AATAACTGCCTGTCTCGGCCTAACATTTTTCTGTGCCCAGAAATCGAACCCAAACTGCTAGGGAAAttaaaggacattatcaagagaCACCAG GGAACAGTCACTGAGGATAAGAGCAATGCCTCCCATGTTGTGTATCCCGTCCCAGGGAACCTGGAAGAAG AGGAATGGGTACGACCAGTCATGAAGAGGGATAAGCAGGTTCTTCTGCACTGGGGCTACTATCCTGACAG TTACGACACTTGGATCCCAGCCAGTGAAATTGAAGCATCTGTGGAAGATGCTCCAACTCCTGAGAAACCTAGGAAG GTTCATGCAAAGTGGATTCTGGACACAGACACTttcaatgaatggatgaatgaggaAGACTACGAGGTGAATGATGACAAAAGCCCTGTCTCCCGCCGAAAGAAGATTTCAGCCAAGACACTGACAGATGAG GTGAACAGCCCAGATTCAGACCGACGGGACAAGAAAGGGGGGAACTATAAGAAGAGGAAgcgctctccctctccttcaccaACCCCAGAAGCTAAgaagaaaaatgctaaaaaagG tcCCTCAACACCTTACACCAAGTCAAAGCGTGGCCACAGAGAGGAGGAGCAAGAAGACCTAACAAAGGACATGGATGAGCCTTCACCAGTCCCCAATGTAGAGGAGGTGACATTGCCTAAAACAG TAAACACTAAGAAGGATTCCGAGTCAGCCCCAGTCAAAGGAGGCACCATGACTGACCTGG aTGAACAGGAGGATGAAAGCATGGAGACCACGGGCAAG GATGAGGATGAAAACAGTACAGGGAACAAGGGAGAGCAGACGAAGAACCCGGACCTGCATGAGGACAATGTGACTGAACAGACCCACCACATCATTATCCCCAGCTATGCTGCCTGGTTTGACTATAATAG TGTTCATGCCATTGAGCGGAGGGCTCTCCCTGAGTTCTTTAACGGCAAGAACAAGTCCAAGACTCCAGAAAT CTACCTGGCTTATCGAAACTTCATGATTGACACTTACCGGCTGAACCCCCAAGAGTATCTTACCTCCACTGCCTGCCGCAGGAACCTGGCGGGTGACGTCTGTGCCATCATGAG GGTCCATGCCTTCCTAGAGCAGTGGGGTCTTATTAACTACCAGGTGGATGCTGAGAGTCGACCAACCCCGATGGGGCCTCCGCCCACCTCTCACTTCCATGTCTTGGCAGACACACCGTCAGGGCTGGTGCCTCTGCAGCCCAAGACACCGCAG GGCCGCCAGGTTGATGCTGATACCAAGGCTGGGCGAAAGGGCAAAGAGCTGGATGACCTGGTGCCAGAGACGGCTAAGGGCAAGCCAGAGCTG CAGACCTCTGCTTCCCAGCAAATGCTCAACTTCCCTgacaaaggcaaagagaaaccAACAGACATGCAGAACTTTGGGCTGCGCACAGACATGTACACAAAGAAGAACGTCCCCTCCAAG AGTAAAGCTGCAGCCAGTGCCACTCGAGAGTGGACGGAACAGGAGACCCTGCTACTCTTAGAG GCACTGGAAATGTACAAAGATGACTGGAACAAAGTGTCAGAACACGTGGGAAGCCGCACGCAGGATGAGTGCATCTTGCATTTTCTTCGTCTTCCCATTGAAGACCCGTACCTGGAGGACTCAgaggcctccctgggccccctgGCCTACCAGCCTATCCCCTTCAGTCAGTCAGGCAACCCTGTTATGAGCACTGTTGCCTTCCTGGCCTCTGTCGTCGATCCTCGAGTCGCCTCTGCTGCTGCGAAGTCGGCCCTAG AAGAGTTCTCCAAAATGAAGGAAGAAGTACCCACAGCCTTGGTGGAGGCCCACGTTCGGAAAGTGGAGGAAGCTGCCAAAGTGACAGGCAAGGCGGACCCAGCCTTCGGTCTGGAAAGCAGTGGTATCGCCGGAACCACCTCTGATGAGCCTGAGCGGATCG AGGAGAGCGGGACTGATGAGGCACGGGCGGAGAGCCAGGCcacagaggagaagaaggagccCAAG GAGCCCCGAGAAGGAGTTGGGGCTGTCGAGGAAGAAGCGAAAGAGAAAACCAGCGAGGTTCCCaagaaggatgaagagaaagggaaacaaggTGACAGCGAGAAGGAGTCAGAGAAGAGCGATGGGGACCCAATAG TCGACCCCGACAAGGAGAAGGAAccaaaggaggggcaggaggaggtgcTGAAGGAAGTGGTGGAgtcagagggggagaggaagacgAAAGTGGAGCGGGACATCGGCGAGGGCAATCTCTCCACCGCCGCTGCTGCTGCCCTGGCTGCCGCTGCTGTGAAGGCCAAG CACCTGGCCGCCGTGGAGGAGAGGAAGATCAAATCGCTGGTGGCCCTGCTGGTGGAGACCCAGATGAAAAAGTTGGAGATCAAACTCCGGCACTTTGAAGAGTTGGAGACGATCATGGACCGGGAGCGAGAGGCA CTGGAGTATCAGAGGCAGCAGCTCCTGGCCGACAGACAAGCCTTCCACATGGAGCAGCTGAAGTACGCAGAGATGAGGGCCCGGCAGCAGCACTTCCAACAAATGcaccaacagcagcagcagccaccaccagccctgcccccaggctCCCAGCCTATCCCACCTGCGGGCACTGCTGGGCCACCCGCAGTTCACAGCTTGGCCATGGCTCCGGCCTCTGTGGCCCCTGCTCCTGCTGGCAGCGGGGCCCCTCCTGGAAGCATGGGCCCCTCTGAACAGATTGGGCCCACAGGGTCAACGGCAGggccgcagcagcagcagccagctGGAGCCCCCCAGCCTGGGGCGGTTCCGCCAGGGGTACCCCCCCCTGGACCCCATG GCCCCTCACCGTTCCCCAACCAACAAACTCCTCCCTCAATGATGCCAGGGGCAGTGCCAGGCAGCGGGCACCCAGGCGTGGCGG aCCCAGGTACCCCCCTGCCTCCAGACCCCACGGCCCCAAGCCCAGGCACAGTCACCCCTGTGCCACCTCCACAGTGA